The [Eubacterium] siraeum genome contains a region encoding:
- the thiM gene encoding hydroxyethylthiazole kinase: protein MTNITTENCAALLDILREKNPLVHCITNYVTANTVANGLLAAGASPVMADSPLDAEDITAKASAVLFNMGTLSKDRLRAMLISAQKAADMAKPIVLDPVGAGSTDNRLRSTMQLLRQFRFAAVRGNASEISALLSTSPITMKAEKGVDSAETTLEDKISLAKKAAKRYSCTVMVTGSTDVIANGGRVALVSNGVPMMSKITGTGCLASGLVAALCGCTEDSFEAAVTAAALIGTVGEIASETAKGTGSLYVGMLDTLTNITPDIFTQYAKIENYTGE from the coding sequence ATGACAAATATCACAACAGAAAACTGTGCCGCATTGCTTGATATACTCAGGGAGAAGAATCCCCTTGTACATTGCATTACAAACTATGTTACCGCAAACACCGTCGCAAACGGACTTCTTGCGGCAGGCGCATCTCCCGTTATGGCGGACAGCCCGCTTGACGCTGAGGATATAACTGCAAAGGCATCGGCGGTACTGTTCAATATGGGTACGCTCAGCAAGGACAGGCTTCGTGCAATGCTGATTTCCGCACAAAAGGCGGCGGATATGGCAAAGCCGATAGTGCTTGACCCCGTAGGTGCAGGCTCTACAGATAACAGATTACGAAGCACTATGCAGCTTCTGCGTCAGTTCAGATTCGCCGCAGTAAGAGGCAACGCTTCCGAAATATCCGCACTGCTCTCGACAAGCCCAATTACGATGAAGGCGGAAAAGGGCGTGGACAGCGCCGAAACAACGCTTGAGGACAAAATATCGCTTGCAAAAAAAGCGGCAAAGCGTTACAGCTGTACCGTTATGGTAACGGGCAGTACCGATGTCATAGCAAACGGCGGCAGGGTAGCGCTTGTTTCAAACGGCGTGCCTATGATGAGCAAGATTACCGGCACGGGCTGTCTTGCGTCCGGACTTGTAGCGGCGCTGTGCGGCTGTACAGAGGACAGCTTTGAGGCGGCGGTAACAGCGGCGGCGCTTATCGGAACGGTAGGCGAGATTGCAAGTGAAACCGCAAAGGGTACAGGCTCGCTGTATGTCGGTATGCTTGACACGCTGACGAATATTACTCCCGACATTTTCACACAATACGCAAAGATAGAAAATTACACAGGAGAATAA
- a CDS encoding spore coat associated protein CotJA — MNKDGFFCCTESDGSIPVKKKAGYAYAPFQRLGKLYDPETAMKAGTVFPELNITLDEYERGLYNGV; from the coding sequence ATGAATAAGGACGGATTTTTCTGCTGCACGGAAAGTGACGGCAGTATTCCTGTAAAAAAGAAGGCAGGATATGCTTACGCACCGTTCCAGCGGCTAGGAAAGCTGTACGATCCGGAAACGGCAATGAAAGCGGGAACTGTCTTCCCCGAACTCAACATTACGTTGGACGAATATGAAAGGGGGCTTTACAATGGCGTATAA
- a CDS encoding MotA/TolQ/ExbB proton channel family protein, producing MGALTDALKNFGPFVSPLIFTLFPVCLTLLIISVVWSRKILKSMSVNNEIDYKNTSFNWINFCYSAFIALVSIFPLLGMLGTVLALLSLDITGGATQELKANFFLALDTTAWGLVFSIFFKVLNSVFQTTVESAIEKIDILVKSHYTKKESSKK from the coding sequence ATGGGAGCTTTAACAGACGCACTGAAAAATTTCGGACCATTCGTGTCACCGCTTATATTTACCTTGTTCCCGGTGTGCCTTACCCTTCTTATCATATCGGTGGTATGGTCGAGGAAGATACTGAAAAGTATGAGCGTAAACAACGAAATCGACTATAAGAACACCTCGTTCAACTGGATAAACTTCTGCTACTCTGCTTTTATTGCGCTTGTATCAATATTTCCTCTGCTGGGTATGCTCGGAACGGTGCTTGCGTTATTGTCGCTTGATATAACGGGCGGAGCAACACAGGAACTGAAAGCAAACTTCTTCTTAGCGCTTGACACTACCGCATGGGGTCTTGTGTTCTCGATTTTTTTCAAGGTACTGAATTCGGTTTTTCAGACAACGGTAGAATCGGCGATCGAAAAAATTGATATTCTCGTAAAAAGCCACTACACCAAAAAGGAAAGCAGTAAAAAATGA
- a CDS encoding TM2 domain-containing protein has protein sequence MNKTAAILIAFFLGGLGVHRFMAGKIGTGIIWLLTGGCFGIGWLVDLIQVCTGKFTTKDGAPWVTD, from the coding sequence ATGAACAAAACTGCGGCAATACTTATTGCGTTTTTCCTCGGCGGACTTGGCGTTCACCGCTTTATGGCAGGAAAAATCGGAACAGGCATTATCTGGCTTCTTACAGGCGGATGCTTCGGTATAGGCTGGCTTGTAGACCTGATTCAGGTTTGCACAGGCAAGTTTACAACTAAGGACGGCGCACCCTGGGTAACAGATTAA
- a CDS encoding AEC family transporter, with product MNWAIIEQVFIMALLAGVGILCRKLKLLDDACTKKLSTVVLNFATPMVILVSYQKPFDPETLNTLLLSFLIAIISYVIAFILVPLIIRSKDKEGQLIERFSCLYSNCAFMGIPLIQGVYGTEGVFCLTAYVTMFNICSWTHGVIMMKGGKPNFKQMIKSLLSPSIIVTIIGIILFLCNFTLPNVILETAQHLANINTPLAMIIAGSTIATVKLLPALKKPRLYYTCFVKLFLLPALLTVICLVFKIDQTVAGVNILATACPAAAMCTMFALLYDRDAGYSAEIFAVSTILSMVTLPLTLMYYTALAGIFM from the coding sequence ATGAACTGGGCAATTATTGAGCAGGTCTTTATAATGGCTCTGCTCGCAGGCGTCGGCATACTCTGCCGTAAGCTGAAGCTGCTTGACGATGCCTGCACCAAAAAGCTTTCAACCGTTGTGCTTAATTTCGCAACACCTATGGTTATTCTGGTATCCTATCAGAAGCCGTTCGACCCCGAAACGCTGAACACACTGCTTTTATCGTTCCTCATAGCGATAATAAGCTACGTCATAGCGTTTATACTTGTTCCGCTGATAATACGCAGTAAGGATAAAGAGGGACAACTGATAGAGCGATTCAGCTGCCTTTATTCAAACTGCGCCTTTATGGGCATACCGCTGATACAGGGCGTATATGGCACTGAGGGCGTATTCTGCCTTACAGCATACGTTACTATGTTCAATATCTGCTCGTGGACGCACGGAGTTATTATGATGAAGGGCGGAAAGCCGAACTTTAAGCAGATGATAAAGTCGCTGTTATCTCCGAGCATCATCGTTACAATAATCGGTATTATCCTGTTCCTTTGCAACTTTACTCTGCCGAATGTTATTCTTGAAACGGCACAGCACCTTGCAAATATCAACACACCGCTCGCAATGATAATAGCAGGCTCAACTATAGCTACGGTAAAGCTGCTCCCTGCGCTGAAAAAGCCAAGACTTTACTACACCTGCTTTGTAAAGCTGTTCCTGCTTCCTGCACTGCTTACCGTTATCTGCCTTGTGTTTAAGATAGATCAGACCGTAGCGGGCGTAAACATACTCGCTACCGCCTGCCCCGCCGCTGCTATGTGTACAATGTTTGCCCTGCTTTATGACAGGGACGCAGGCTACAGTGCGGAGATATTTGCGGTAAGCACAATACTTTCGATGGTCACACTGCCGCTTACACTGATGTACTATACGGCGCTTGCAGGGATATTCATGTAA
- a CDS encoding PaaI family thioesterase — MDDLDEIREFFAKDRFATENGAVIEAVGKNTATVGMKIEPRHRNAAGIVMGGAIFTLADFAFAVASNHEKLGTVSLNANITFLRASKGDKLIATAECVRDGRTTCYYRVSVTDNTGALIAEITTSGYKTS, encoded by the coding sequence ATGGATGACCTGGATGAGATCCGTGAGTTTTTCGCAAAAGACCGTTTTGCTACGGAAAACGGCGCAGTGATTGAAGCTGTAGGCAAAAATACAGCTACAGTCGGTATGAAGATAGAACCACGCCATCGCAATGCCGCAGGAATAGTAATGGGCGGAGCGATTTTCACCCTTGCAGATTTTGCCTTTGCGGTAGCGTCAAACCACGAAAAATTAGGCACTGTATCGCTAAACGCAAATATCACGTTTTTAAGAGCATCCAAAGGCGATAAGCTCATAGCAACGGCTGAATGCGTCCGTGACGGAAGAACGACCTGTTATTATCGTGTTTCGGTCACGGATAATACCGGCGCACTTATAGCCGAGATTACAACAAGCGGATATAAGACAAGCTGA
- a CDS encoding biopolymer transporter ExbD gives MKKRQIILDFTSLLDVIMIILFFFIIFSNLETDNLKKDLEDKQQQVSAELEEAKAKNDKADELLGEAQEKNELADKRLEEADSAVDRSGENTDAIMDFSENKNLKLHLDMSGENGWTLKFAKGEEIVKEIPKADISVMTDEVRELFKEQGYTADNTILIEFSYNATESGTTSAYLDTMKIINTMKSEYTHLFYSETDVSVFAG, from the coding sequence ATGAAGAAACGACAGATAATCCTCGACTTCACTTCCCTGCTTGACGTTATAATGATTATCCTGTTCTTCTTTATAATCTTCAGCAATCTGGAAACGGACAACCTGAAGAAAGATCTTGAAGATAAACAGCAGCAGGTAAGTGCCGAGCTGGAAGAAGCCAAAGCGAAAAACGACAAGGCGGACGAGCTTCTCGGTGAAGCGCAGGAGAAAAACGAGCTGGCGGACAAACGGCTTGAAGAAGCCGATTCTGCTGTTGACAGAAGCGGCGAAAACACAGATGCGATAATGGATTTCAGCGAAAACAAGAACCTTAAGCTGCATCTTGATATGAGCGGTGAGAACGGCTGGACGCTGAAATTTGCCAAGGGTGAAGAGATAGTAAAGGAAATACCGAAAGCCGATATAAGCGTAATGACCGATGAAGTTCGGGAACTGTTCAAGGAGCAGGGCTACACCGCTGATAATACTATTCTTATAGAGTTTTCGTATAACGCTACAGAAAGCGGAACTACCTCGGCATATCTTGACACCATGAAAATAATAAACACGATGAAAAGCGAATATACGCATCTATTCTACTCGGAAACCGATGTTTCGGTTTTTGCGGGCTGA
- a CDS encoding manganese catalase family protein, whose protein sequence is MFIFEKRTQIPVVIKNRNPKLASYILSQYGGPDGELGAALRYLSQRFAQTDKRAIATLTDIGVSVQE, encoded by the coding sequence ATGTTTATATTTGAAAAAAGGACGCAGATACCTGTCGTCATCAAAAACCGCAATCCGAAGCTCGCAAGCTATATCCTGTCGCAGTACGGCGGACCGGACGGAGAGCTTGGTGCGGCTCTGAGATATCTGTCACAGCGGTTTGCACAGACAGACAAGAGGGCAATTGCAACACTGACCGATATAGGTGTATCGGTTCAGGAATGA
- a CDS encoding spore coat protein CotJB, with translation MAYNMPSRASQLLRQLSAADFYAQDLKLFLDTHPDDEKALELYREAVKQTEACRCAFENEFYPLRASCAGKDCGWDWLSGQWIL, from the coding sequence ATGGCGTATAATATGCCGTCAAGAGCTTCTCAGCTGTTAAGACAGCTGTCTGCCGCAGACTTCTATGCACAGGACTTAAAGCTGTTCCTCGACACCCACCCGGACGATGAAAAGGCTCTCGAACTGTACCGTGAGGCAGTGAAGCAGACCGAAGCCTGCCGTTGTGCGTTTGAGAATGAATTCTATCCGCTGAGAGCCTCGTGTGCAGGAAAAGATTGCGGTTGGGACTGGCTGAGCGGTCAGTGGATATTATAA